From the genome of Metallibacterium scheffleri:
GGCCGGCATGCGATGCCGGCGCAGCGAGCGTTCCTGGAATGTCAGCAGCAGCGCCAGCAAGGCGGCGATCGACAGCAGCCCGTAGCTGAGCAGGGCCAGGGTCACATGCAGCTTGATCTGCCAGTCGAGCGCCAGCGGCGTGGTGGGCGGCGCCAGAAATACATCCACTGCCAGCAGCGCCGCGGCCAGTGGAAACAGGATCACGCCCAGCGCCGCCACCGGGCGCCACAGGTTGACGATCAGGGTCAGCGCGGCGATGACGCAGGCGATCAGCGACAGCGCGGCGAAAAAGTGCAGGTCCAGCGCGCCGCGATGCGCCAGCGCGATCTCGCTGGCATGCGCCAGTACCGCCAGCGTCGCCACGCCCAGCGCCGCGGCGCGCGGCGCCTCGCGCCCGTCCAGCACCGGGCGCGCCAGCAGCGCGGCGGCGGCCAGGTACAGCGCGATCGCGGCGAAGGTCAGCGGCAGCATGCGCAAAGTGTGGCACAGCGCGGCCGGGCTGCAATCGCGCCGCTATACTGCGCGCTTTCCGCCTGATTTTGCGCCCATGTTCGAGACCCTCAGCCAGCGCCTTGGCGCTACCGTCGAGCGTTTGCGCGGCCGCGGCCGCCTGACCGAGGAAAACATCCGCGAGAGCCTGCGCGAGGTGCGCATCGCGTTGCTCGAAGCCGATGTCGCGCTGCCCGTGGTGCAAGCATTGATCGAGCGCGTCAAGGTGCGCGCCGTGGGTCAGGAGGTGCTGAAGAGCCTCACCCCCGGCCAGGCTTTGGTGAAGGTGGTGCGCGACGAGCTGACCGCGCTGATGGGCACCGCCAACGCGCAGCTCGATCTGGCCGCGACGCCGCCGGCGGTGGTGCTGATGGCCGGCCTGCAAGGCGCCGGCAAGACCACGACCGTGGCCAAACTGGCGCGTTTTCTCAAGGAACGCGCGAAGAAGAAAGTGCTGGTGGTCAGTTGCGACGTGTACCGTCCGGCCGCCATCGAGCAGTTGCGCGTGCTGGCCGCGCAGGTCGACGTCGGCTTCGTGTCTGCTGCCGCCGGCGCCAGGCCGGTGGACATCGCGCGCGCCGCGCTGGAGCAGGCGCGGCGTGAAGTCGCCGACGTACTGATCGTCGATACCGCCGGCCGCCTGGCGATCGACGCGGCGATGATGGACGAGATTAAGGCGCTGCACGCGGCGCTGAAGCCGGTGGAGACTCTGTTCGTGGTCGATGCCATGACCGGCCAGGATGCCGCCACCACCGCCAAGGCCTTCGCCGAGGCGTTGCCGCTGACCGGCGTGATCCTGACCAAGACCGATGGCGATGCGCGCGGCGGCGCGGCGCTGTCGGTGCGCTACGTCACCGGGCGCCCGATCAAGTTCCTCGGCGCCGGCGAAAAGACCGACGCGCTGGAGCCGTTCCATCCCGACCGCCTCGCGCAGCGCATCCTCGGCATGGGCGACGTGCTCAGCCTGGTCGAGGAGGTCGAGCGCAAGGTCGATCAGGACAAGGCGCAGAAACTGGCCATGAAGGTGGCCAAGGGCAAGCGCTTCGACCTCAACGACATGAAGGACCAGCTCGAGCAGATGCTCAACATGGGCGGTCTGGCCGGGCTGATGGACAAGCTGCCAGGCGTGTCGGGATTGCCCGACAGCGTCAAGTCCAAGGTCAACGACCGCGAGGTGCAGCGCATGATCGCGGTGATCAACTCGATGACGCGCAAGGAGCGCCGCCATCCCGATTTGCTCAACGGCTCGCGGCGTGCGCGCGTGGCGCGTGGCTCGGGCATGCAACCGGCCGATGTCAACCGCCTGCTCAAGCAGTACCAGCAGATGGAGAAAATGATGTCCAAGATCTCGCGCGGCGGAATCAAGGGCATGATGCGGCAGATGCAGGGCGCTTTGCGTGGCGGCGGTCTGCCGCCTGGCGCAGGCGCGCGCTGAGGCAACTGCACGTTGCCGGTAACCTGCGTTCGATTTTTTTGCGCCTGCAAGCGCCGCGGACGTCTGGATGGGCGCGTTGAACCGGAGAAGCCGATGCCCGAGCAACACCGCACCGATGCCCTGTGGGTCGTGGTGCCGATGTACAACGAGGTCGAGGTGCTGCCCGAGTTCCAGGCGCGCCTGACGCGCGTGCTCGATGCGCTGGATCTACCCGCGCGCGTGTTGTACGTGGACGACGGCAGCCGCGACGCGAGCTGGGCCTTGGCGCAGGCGTTGGCGCAGCGCGATCCGCGCGTGCACGGACTCAAGCTGAGCCGCAACTTCGGCAAGGAAACCGCGCTGACCGCGGGCCTCGACGCCGTGGCGTGCGCCGAGAACGTGGCTGCGTGC
Proteins encoded in this window:
- a CDS encoding cytochrome C assembly family protein, with product MLPLTFAAIALYLAAAALLARPVLDGREAPRAAALGVATLAVLAHASEIALAHRGALDLHFFAALSLIACVIAALTLIVNLWRPVAALGVILFPLAAALLAVDVFLAPPTTPLALDWQIKLHVTLALLSYGLLSIAALLALLLTFQERSLRRHRMPAFLAALPPLTLTEGLMFRLIGAGFALLSLTLLSGALFVTNLFDQHLVHKTVLSILAWLVFGVLLLGRWRWGWRGRQAVWLTLAGMAVLILAFFGSKFVLELLLRRSG
- the ffh gene encoding signal recognition particle protein, producing MFETLSQRLGATVERLRGRGRLTEENIRESLREVRIALLEADVALPVVQALIERVKVRAVGQEVLKSLTPGQALVKVVRDELTALMGTANAQLDLAATPPAVVLMAGLQGAGKTTTVAKLARFLKERAKKKVLVVSCDVYRPAAIEQLRVLAAQVDVGFVSAAAGARPVDIARAALEQARREVADVLIVDTAGRLAIDAAMMDEIKALHAALKPVETLFVVDAMTGQDAATTAKAFAEALPLTGVILTKTDGDARGGAALSVRYVTGRPIKFLGAGEKTDALEPFHPDRLAQRILGMGDVLSLVEEVERKVDQDKAQKLAMKVAKGKRFDLNDMKDQLEQMLNMGGLAGLMDKLPGVSGLPDSVKSKVNDREVQRMIAVINSMTRKERRHPDLLNGSRRARVARGSGMQPADVNRLLKQYQQMEKMMSKISRGGIKGMMRQMQGALRGGGLPPGAGAR